A single region of the Brassica rapa cultivar Chiifu-401-42 chromosome A03, CAAS_Brap_v3.01, whole genome shotgun sequence genome encodes:
- the LOC103858974 gene encoding putative Delta(7)-sterol-C5(6)-desaturase 2: protein MAVDNGFLSQFVEETTFYNRIILSHLLPASLWEPLPHFLQTWLRNYLAGNLLYFISGFLWCFYIYYLKLNVYIPKDSIPTRKAMILQIHVAMKAMPWYTLLPTVSEYMIERGWTKCYSTLDQFNWFLSLVYITLYLLLVEFMIYWVHKELHDIKFLYKHLHATHHMYNKQNTLSPFAGLAFHPLDGILQAVPHVIALFIVPIHLITHLSLLFLEGIWTASIHDCIHGNIWPIMGAGYHTIHHTTYKHNYGHYTIWMDWMFGTLKVPLAEDDNEKAM from the exons ATGGCGGTGGACAATGGGTTTCTTAGTCAGTTCGTCGAGGAGACTACGTTTTACAACCGTATCATCCTGAGTCACCTTTTGCCGGCGAGCCTGTGGGAGCCTTTACCACATTTTCTCCAAACATGGCTCAGGAACTACCTCGCCGGAAACTTACTTTACTTCATCTCCGGCTTCCTCTGGTGCTTCTACATCTATTACCTTAAGCTCAACGTTTACATCCCCAAAG ATTCAATTCCTACAAGAAAGGCGATGATTCTGCAAATACATGTGGCAATGAAGGCTATGCCTTGGTACACACTTCTTCCAACTGTCTCCGAGTATATGATCGAGCGTGGTTGGACCAAATGTTACTCTACACTTGACCAATTCAACTGGTTCCTCTCTTTGGTGTACATCACACTCTATCTTCTTTTGgttgagtttatgatttattggGTTCATAAAGAGCTTCATGACATTAAATTTCTCTATAAGCATCTCCATGCCACTCATCATATGTACAACAAGCAAAACACACTCTCTCCATTTGCTG ggCTCGCGTTCCATCCTTTGGACGGGATACTTCAGGCAGTACCGCACGTGATAGCTCTGTTCATAGTGCCAATTCATCTCATAACGCATCTGAGTCTTTTGTTTTTGGAAGGGATATGGACAGCGAGCATCCATGATTGCATTCATGGTAACATATGGCCTATAATGGGTGCTGGATATCATACCATACACCATACTACATACAAGCATAACTATGGTCATTATACCATTTGGATGGATTGGATGTTTGGCACCCTCAAGGTTCCTTTAGCCGAAGATGACAACGAGAAAGCAATGTGA